A stretch of Carya illinoinensis cultivar Pawnee chromosome 14, C.illinoinensisPawnee_v1, whole genome shotgun sequence DNA encodes these proteins:
- the LOC122294141 gene encoding uncharacterized protein LOC122294141 codes for MGKKLFDCEWIFLCHLLLVAVVAATNHGNAANDLVDIINKNRTAQKLPHLNNSPGLGCMALQYVELCRENCTSNNTVNCKPSEDDFTEVFAPNCGVELPTFSTITGHIVGCQSKYLEPLLAFSHVLVKDHKSLSLLRNKSHTEMGVGMIGVHKGSFFWCILFSSGKTNSTFVLEDHGIGIKQKKGCYSGSSIPCNGGQKLSAMISIIISIAFQLIYMLQQL; via the exons ATGGGGAAGAAGCTCTTCGACTGTGAGTGGATTTTTCTATGTCATCTGCTGCTTGTTGCTGTTGTGGCCGCCACGAACCATG GAAATGCTGCAAATGATCTTGTGGACATTATCAACAAGAATCGAACTGCACAGAAACTTCCACACCTGAACAACAGTCCTGGACTTGGGTGCATGGCCTTGCAATATGTTGAATTATGCAGGGAGAACTGCACGAGCAACAACACGGTAAACTGTAAACCTTCAGAAGATGATTTCACTGAAGTTTTTGCTCCCAATTGTGGAGTGGAGCTACCCACTTTTAGCACCATAACCGGCCACATTGTGGGTTGTCAATCAAAGTATCTCGAGCCATTGCTAGCATTTTCCCATGTTCTCGTTAAGGACCATAAATCTTTATCTCTTCTGAGAAACAAATCACATACTGAAATGGGAGTGGGCATGATTGGGGTCCATAAAGGATCCTTCTTTTGGTGTATTTTATTTAGCAGCGGGAAGACAAACTCCACATTTGTTCTTGAAGATCATGGGATTGGGATCAAGCAAAAGAAAGGGTGCTACAGTGGAAGCAGTATTCCATGCAATGGGGGACAGAAGTTGAGTGCTATGATTTCTATCATCATATCCATTGCCTTTCAACTTATTTATATGCTACAACAGTTGTAA